A single window of Candidatus Limnocylindrales bacterium DNA harbors:
- a CDS encoding DEAD/DEAH box helicase family protein yields MNEAETRAEHVDPALKEAGWGVVEGSRILREYCLTPGRIEGHGRRAKPGIADYVLVYRNHKLAVIEAKAWEKPLTEGVGQAKDYSGKLAVRFAYSTNGQGIYGIDMKNGKEGDITSYPTPVELWNLTFSEANAWRDLFAAVPFEDKGGSHPSRYYQDVAVERVMEAIAEDNQRILLTLATGTGKTFIAFQIAWKLFHSRWSLTREPSRRPRILFLADRNILANQAYNAFSAFPEDALVRIDPADVRKKGKVPKNGSLFFTIFQTFMSGPPKDGHPSPYFGEYPPDFFDFIVIDECHRGGANDESNWRDILEYFSPAVQLGLTATPKRKDNIDTYKYFGEPVYIYSLKDGINDGFLTPFKVKQIATTIDEYVFTPDDDVIDGDIEEGRRYVESDFNRSIEIREREAKRVQIFMEQINQNEKTLVFCATQEHALLVRDLINQIKTSKDPNYCVRVTANDGALGDQHLRDFQDNEKTIPTILTTSQKLSTGVDARNVRNIVLLRPINSMIEFKQIIGRGTRLYDGKDYFTIWDFVKAHHHFNDPEWDGEPLEPEEKTPRGERKPQERDPEVEEEGAKYEKRQRVKVKLADGKARSIQHMMCTTFWHPDGTPMSAHQFIEMLFGQLPEFFKDEDELRRIWSDPETRKKLLQGLAEKGFGAEQLSEMQRIIDAERSDIYDVLAHVAYAVAPVTREVRAENAKAQIDGHFTDKQKSFLDFVLSHYVSVGVEELEQEKLTPLLRLKYGAIHDALTHLGRAEDVGKMFTGFQKYLYERLEVS; encoded by the coding sequence GTGAACGAAGCCGAGACCAGAGCCGAACACGTCGATCCTGCCCTCAAGGAAGCAGGGTGGGGTGTTGTCGAGGGCAGCAGAATTCTCCGAGAATACTGCCTGACTCCCGGTCGAATCGAAGGGCATGGCCGTCGTGCAAAGCCCGGCATTGCCGACTACGTTCTGGTCTACCGCAACCACAAGCTCGCCGTCATCGAAGCCAAGGCATGGGAAAAGCCGCTCACGGAAGGAGTCGGACAGGCCAAAGACTACTCAGGGAAGCTGGCTGTTCGCTTTGCTTACTCAACTAACGGGCAAGGCATCTACGGAATCGACATGAAGAACGGGAAGGAAGGCGACATAACTTCTTACCCGACACCCGTTGAACTCTGGAATCTGACGTTCTCTGAAGCCAATGCATGGAGAGATCTTTTTGCTGCTGTTCCGTTCGAGGACAAAGGCGGATCTCATCCAAGTCGTTACTACCAAGATGTCGCTGTGGAACGAGTCATGGAGGCTATTGCAGAGGACAACCAACGCATCCTCCTGACCCTCGCTACTGGAACCGGGAAGACTTTCATCGCTTTCCAGATAGCTTGGAAGCTCTTCCACAGCCGCTGGAGTCTGACTAGAGAGCCTAGTCGTCGCCCTCGCATTCTGTTTCTGGCTGACCGGAATATCCTCGCCAACCAAGCCTACAACGCATTCTCAGCCTTTCCCGAAGATGCGTTGGTAAGGATTGATCCGGCTGATGTCCGCAAGAAAGGCAAGGTTCCCAAGAACGGCAGTCTGTTCTTCACGATCTTTCAGACGTTCATGAGCGGTCCACCCAAGGACGGCCATCCCTCACCCTACTTCGGAGAGTACCCACCTGACTTCTTCGACTTCATTGTCATTGACGAGTGTCATCGAGGCGGGGCCAACGATGAGAGCAACTGGCGAGACATCCTCGAATACTTCTCACCGGCTGTTCAGCTTGGACTCACGGCGACCCCGAAACGCAAGGATAACATCGATACGTACAAGTATTTCGGAGAGCCGGTCTACATCTACTCGCTGAAAGACGGCATCAACGACGGCTTCCTGACGCCGTTCAAGGTTAAGCAGATCGCTACGACCATCGATGAGTACGTTTTTACGCCTGATGACGACGTTATTGACGGCGATATCGAGGAAGGGAGGCGGTACGTCGAAAGCGACTTCAACAGATCCATCGAAATTCGAGAGCGTGAGGCGAAACGAGTCCAGATCTTCATGGAGCAGATCAATCAGAACGAGAAGACTCTGGTGTTCTGTGCAACTCAGGAACACGCACTGCTGGTCAGAGACCTCATCAATCAGATCAAGACGAGCAAAGATCCGAACTATTGCGTGCGAGTTACGGCGAACGATGGTGCTTTGGGGGACCAGCACCTGAGGGACTTCCAAGACAACGAGAAAACGATCCCGACTATCCTGACGACCTCTCAGAAGCTTTCGACTGGTGTGGATGCTCGGAACGTCAGGAACATCGTCCTGCTTCGACCGATAAACAGCATGATTGAGTTCAAGCAGATAATCGGACGAGGGACGAGGCTCTACGACGGGAAAGACTATTTTACCATTTGGGATTTCGTGAAGGCCCATCACCATTTCAATGACCCGGAGTGGGATGGGGAACCGCTTGAGCCCGAAGAGAAGACGCCGAGGGGCGAGCGGAAGCCACAGGAGCGAGACCCGGAAGTCGAGGAAGAAGGGGCGAAGTACGAGAAGCGGCAGCGAGTGAAGGTCAAGCTGGCTGACGGAAAGGCTCGCAGCATCCAGCACATGATGTGTACGACCTTCTGGCACCCCGATGGCACTCCAATGTCGGCCCACCAGTTCATCGAAATGCTCTTCGGCCAGCTACCAGAATTCTTCAAAGACGAAGACGAGCTTCGAAGGATTTGGAGCGACCCTGAGACCCGAAAGAAGCTGTTGCAGGGGTTGGCAGAAAAGGGGTTCGGGGCCGAGCAGCTTTCGGAGATGCAACGGATCATCGACGCGGAGAGGAGCGACATCTACGATGTTCTTGCCCACGTTGCTTATGCTGTAGCTCCCGTGACGCGTGAGGTCAGGGCCGAGAATGCCAAAGCGCAAATCGATGGGCACTTCACGGACAAGCAGAAGTCATTCCTCGACTTTGTTTTGTCTCACTACGTTTCGGTGGGAGTTGAGGAACTGGAACAGGAGAAGCTGACCCCTCTGCTACGACTGAAGTATGGGGCGATCCATGATGCCTTGACTCACCTTGGTCGCGCTGAAGACGTTGGCAAGATGTTCACTGGGTTTCAGAAATATCTCTACGAACGTCTAGAGGTGTCGTGA
- a CDS encoding restriction endonuclease subunit S, which translates to MKTGWPTVSVGESCAISSGGTPSRSNAAFWNGSVPWVSAKDLKSDEIQDAELHISEKALRESATKIAPEGSLLILVRGMGLANGVPIGEVVAPVAFNQDIRAIKPPKEVVPRFLLLALRHTLGNGGRESIISSAAHGTLKIDADMLAGIRFPVPSLAEQQRIIGILDKAFEAIATAKASAEKNLQNARAVFESYRESMFSHGKRNWTEKTLDHLAENLDSKRVPITKADRKSGEYPYYGASGVVDYVDDYIFDDDVLLVSEDGANLLARSTPIAFSVTGKCWVNNHAHVLKFDELGTQHFVEAYLESIVLDEYIRGAAQPKLTQGALNSIPIPMPKDIEERRRVVDELKSVSQETGKLDAIYEQKITALNNLKKSLLHQAFSGQL; encoded by the coding sequence GTGAAAACCGGATGGCCAACGGTTTCAGTCGGTGAAAGCTGCGCCATCAGCAGCGGTGGCACACCTTCACGTAGTAATGCTGCCTTTTGGAATGGCAGTGTCCCGTGGGTTTCAGCCAAAGATCTAAAATCGGACGAGATTCAAGACGCAGAACTTCATATCTCCGAGAAGGCGCTACGTGAGTCTGCGACGAAGATTGCCCCAGAGGGATCTCTTTTAATCCTCGTGCGAGGAATGGGACTGGCCAACGGAGTACCGATTGGCGAGGTCGTTGCACCCGTTGCTTTCAACCAAGACATTCGAGCCATCAAGCCACCGAAGGAGGTAGTTCCTCGGTTTCTACTGCTAGCCCTCCGACACACGCTAGGTAACGGTGGCCGAGAAAGCATCATCAGTTCTGCCGCACACGGTACATTGAAGATTGACGCCGATATGCTGGCAGGGATTCGCTTCCCGGTGCCTTCGCTTGCCGAACAGCAGCGCATCATCGGCATTCTCGACAAAGCTTTCGAGGCTATCGCCACCGCCAAGGCCAGCGCCGAGAAGAACCTTCAAAATGCTCGTGCGGTTTTCGAGAGCTATCGAGAGTCCATGTTCTCGCACGGTAAGCGAAATTGGACGGAAAAGACCCTCGATCACTTGGCAGAGAACCTAGACAGCAAGCGTGTCCCGATCACTAAGGCTGACCGTAAGAGCGGTGAGTATCCATACTACGGGGCGTCCGGCGTAGTCGATTACGTTGATGACTACATCTTCGATGACGACGTTCTACTAGTTTCGGAGGACGGTGCGAATTTGTTGGCAAGGTCGACGCCCATCGCCTTCTCTGTGACGGGCAAGTGTTGGGTAAACAATCACGCACACGTTCTGAAGTTCGATGAGCTTGGGACTCAACATTTTGTCGAGGCTTACCTAGAGAGCATTGTGCTCGATGAATACATCCGGGGTGCGGCCCAGCCCAAGCTAACGCAGGGCGCACTGAACAGTATTCCCATCCCTATGCCGAAGGACATTGAAGAACGGCGTAGAGTTGTTGACGAGTTGAAATCCGTCTCGCAGGAGACAGGCAAACTCGACGCTATCTATGAGCAGAAGATCACCGCTCTTAATAACCTGAAGAAATCTCTCCTTCACCAAGCGTTCTCAGGCCAATTGTAA
- a CDS encoding N-6 DNA methylase, producing MFEQAFKNIDDVLRKEAGCTTELDYSEQTSWLLFLKYLDNLEQDRADEAALAGKKYSYILDRQYRWDSWAAPKGKDGKLDHNKATTGDDLRDFVNGKLFPYLHGFKQKATGPNTIEYKIGEIFGEIKNKITSGYNLREIIDHIDELRFRSQTEKHELSHLYEAKIKNMGNAGRNGGEYYTPRPLIRAMVKVVDPKIGETIYDGAVGSAGFLCESFEYLKRKGKLTTKDVTTLQKKTFYGKEKKSLAYVIAIMNMILHGIEAPNIIHTNTLTENLADVQEKDRYDIVLANPPFGGNERKEVQQNFTIKTGETAFLFLQHFIKMMRAGGRGAVVIKNTFLSNGDNAAVSLRKLLLDSCNLHTVLDCPEKTFQGAGVKTVVLFFEKGRSTRKIWFYQLEPGRSLGKTNPLNDDDLAEFVKLQKNFTDSLKSWTVEAATINQKTFDLSVKNPNGGEVVTHRRPKDILDEIAALDRQSAEVLAGIRALL from the coding sequence GTGTTCGAGCAAGCTTTCAAAAACATCGATGACGTTCTCCGAAAGGAGGCCGGATGCACCACGGAACTGGACTATTCGGAGCAGACCTCTTGGCTGCTGTTCCTGAAGTACCTCGATAATCTTGAGCAAGACCGGGCTGACGAAGCCGCTCTGGCCGGAAAGAAGTACAGCTACATTCTCGACAGGCAGTATCGCTGGGATTCTTGGGCTGCACCGAAAGGAAAGGACGGCAAGCTCGACCACAACAAGGCGACGACCGGTGACGACCTAAGAGATTTCGTCAACGGAAAGCTCTTCCCGTATCTCCATGGCTTCAAGCAGAAAGCCACGGGTCCGAATACCATCGAGTATAAGATCGGTGAGATATTCGGGGAGATCAAAAACAAGATCACCAGTGGCTACAACCTCCGGGAGATCATTGACCACATCGATGAGCTTCGCTTCCGTTCCCAAACCGAGAAGCACGAGCTTTCGCACCTCTATGAAGCGAAAATCAAGAATATGGGGAACGCCGGTCGAAACGGCGGCGAGTATTACACCCCACGTCCACTGATCCGGGCGATGGTGAAAGTTGTAGACCCGAAGATTGGGGAGACGATTTATGACGGTGCTGTTGGGTCAGCAGGATTTCTTTGCGAGTCCTTCGAATACCTGAAGCGCAAGGGGAAGCTCACGACCAAGGACGTTACGACCCTCCAGAAGAAGACCTTTTACGGCAAGGAAAAGAAGTCTCTCGCATACGTCATCGCCATCATGAACATGATTCTTCATGGGATTGAGGCACCGAACATCATCCACACGAACACGTTGACCGAGAACCTTGCCGACGTTCAGGAGAAGGATCGCTACGATATCGTACTGGCCAATCCCCCCTTTGGCGGCAATGAACGGAAAGAGGTCCAGCAAAACTTCACCATCAAGACCGGGGAGACAGCTTTCCTGTTCCTCCAACACTTCATCAAGATGATGCGGGCTGGTGGGAGAGGGGCGGTGGTCATCAAGAACACGTTTTTGTCCAACGGCGACAACGCTGCGGTGAGCCTTCGGAAGCTTCTTCTCGATAGCTGCAATCTTCACACTGTTTTGGACTGCCCGGAGAAGACGTTTCAAGGGGCCGGTGTGAAGACCGTGGTCCTATTTTTCGAGAAGGGCCGGTCGACACGGAAGATCTGGTTCTATCAGTTGGAGCCCGGTCGAAGCCTTGGAAAGACGAATCCGCTGAACGACGACGATCTGGCCGAGTTTGTAAAGCTACAGAAGAACTTTACCGATTCACTGAAATCCTGGACGGTTGAGGCCGCAACCATTAACCAGAAGACATTCGATTTGTCTGTGAAGAACCCGAACGGTGGTGAAGTGGTCACGCACCGAAGGCCGAAGGACATTCTTGACGAGATTGCGGCGTTGGATCGGCAGAGTGCGGAAGTGTTGGCGGGGATTAGGGCTCTATTGTGA
- a CDS encoding recombinase family protein, with protein MTSSRPFTHRQEAVAYFRVSTQRQAASGLGLDAQQSTVTTYAKAASLSVIAEYVETETGTGKKARPKLAEALREAKARKAVLLIAKIDRLARNVRFVAELMEAGVDFVAVDMPDANKLTVHIIAALAEHEARLISVRTKDALGAAKRRGVRLGTPGNLTRHAQIKGATAMKAKAIEESRYAATLAQLLAKDGLTLRAIAQRLNETGHRTRTGKQWGPVQVSRMLDRLR; from the coding sequence ATGACGAGTTCTCGACCCTTCACCCATCGCCAAGAAGCGGTCGCATACTTCCGGGTCTCAACGCAGAGGCAGGCGGCGAGTGGACTCGGACTCGACGCCCAGCAGTCAACAGTCACCACTTACGCCAAGGCAGCCAGTCTGAGCGTCATAGCGGAGTACGTGGAGACGGAGACTGGAACCGGCAAGAAAGCCCGCCCCAAGCTCGCTGAGGCCCTGCGGGAGGCAAAAGCTCGCAAGGCGGTTCTTCTTATCGCCAAGATCGACCGTCTCGCTCGAAACGTCCGCTTCGTGGCCGAACTCATGGAGGCTGGGGTGGACTTTGTCGCCGTGGATATGCCGGATGCCAACAAGCTGACCGTCCACATAATCGCAGCTTTAGCGGAACATGAGGCCCGCCTGATCTCGGTTCGCACCAAAGATGCTTTAGGCGCGGCCAAGCGTCGTGGTGTCCGCCTTGGAACGCCCGGAAACCTGACTCGTCACGCTCAGATCAAGGGAGCCACGGCGATGAAGGCAAAGGCTATTGAGGAAAGTCGCTACGCCGCCACACTCGCACAGCTTCTGGCCAAAGATGGTCTCACTCTTCGTGCTATCGCTCAGCGGCTGAATGAGACCGGGCACCGAACTCGCACTGGCAAGCAGTGGGGACCGGTACAGGTCTCTAGGATGCTCGACCGGCTACGCTGA